In the Syngnathus scovelli strain Florida chromosome 8, RoL_Ssco_1.2, whole genome shotgun sequence genome, one interval contains:
- the nifk gene encoding MKI67 FHA domain-interacting nucleolar phosphoprotein, giving the protein MTESKGKASSKIGKQLLSLNPEQENEFKKKVKEMKNFNKGNRLTPGVVYVGHLPLGLFEPQLRDYFEQFGTILRLRLSRSKKTGGSKGYAFVEFDCDEVAKIVAETMNNYLMGERLIKCHVIPPEKLHEKLFAGSQRTFKKPSKPAVARYNMERTSDQVSKMTNKLLHKERKLRKRLAGQGIDYDFPGFASHVPQKKKPDSLNESACSDDTTPLCTPSFLERRKSMVCDDEDEIVVKMPSVDKDECSSEEEEEGEEETEKAGVKGSDSE; this is encoded by the exons ATGACTGAAAGTAAAGGAAAAGCGAGTTCTAAGATCGGAAAACAGTTACTGTCGTTGAATCCTGAGCAAGAAAATGAGTTCAAAAAGAAGGTAAAGGAGATGAAGAATTTCAACAAG GGCAACCGTTTGACACCTGGCGTGGTATATGTCGGCCATTTGCCACTTGGGCTCTTTGAGCCACAGCTCCGAGACTACTTCGAACAGTTTGGAacaattttacggctacgactatCCAGGAGTAAAAAG ACGGGTGGAAGCAAAGGCTACGCATTCGTGGAGTTTGATTGTGATGAAGTCGCCAAAATTGTAGCTGAGACTATGAACAACTACCTAATGGGAGAGAGACTCATTAAAT GTCATGTAATTCCACCAGAGAAATTGCACGAGAAGCTGTTTGCCGGCTCCCAGAGGACTTTCAAAAAGCCTTCTAAGCCAGCTGTTGCCCGCTACAACATGGAGCGAACAAGTGACCAAGTTTCCAAAATGACCAACAAGCTCTTACACAAAGAGAGAAAGCTCCGCAAGAGGCTTGCAGGACAAGGCATTGATTATGACTTCCCAGGATTT GCTAGCCATGTACCCCAGAAGAAGAAGCCTGATTCCTTGAATGAGTCTGCATGCAGTGAT GACACCACACCACTCTGCACGCCTTCTTTCCTGGAGCGAAGGAAGTCCATGGTctgtgatgatgaggatgagatTGTCGTCAAGATGCCGTCTGTAGACAAAGATGAGTGCTCctcagaggaagaagaagagggggAGGAAGAGACAGAGAAGGCCGGTGTGAAGGGTAGTGATTCTGAGTAA